The following coding sequences are from one Stigmatopora nigra isolate UIUO_SnigA chromosome 10, RoL_Snig_1.1, whole genome shotgun sequence window:
- the LOC144202997 gene encoding uncharacterized protein LOC144202997 isoform X1, giving the protein MPFQLESMSSRKRRPNWTDQECYLLAQLVHERKEVIRGKCTTGLYDKRQAWDEITHTINSAFPQMQRTMSDCSKKWENLLAKSREEIKRQKIQTGTDDDLSLDQFSALTQIVISVMNPSVLQQDEDDSQPFDLVENQQNSGSKDGSMFSTGEQFKPKLEQADLGLPAYAGEQFKPKHEQADLVLPAYAGDPSSTTPLGQKMSPFSNFPKPLAVQFHPHYPSASGEQSNTHSLPFTNAAQCTMSQERMDLEMSVLRRQDAVLKLQEEYYTLKIEWMKKQMAQSTLQD; this is encoded by the exons ATGCCGTTTCAACTTGAATCCATGTCAAGCAGAAAGCGTAGACCCAATTGGACAGACCAGGAATGTTATCTTCTCGCTCAACTGGTTCACGAAAGAAAAGAAGTCATCAGGGGGAAGTGCACAACTGGTTTATATGATAAACGACAGGCTTGGGACGAGATCACCCATACCATCAATTCAGCCTTTCCACAGATGCAGCGAACAATGTCTGACTGCAGTAAAAAGTGGGAGAATCTATTGGCAAAGTCAAGGGAGGAGATCAAACGACAGAAAATACAAACAGGTACAG atgaCGACCTGTCCCTGGATCAGTTCAGTGCTTTGACCCAGATTGTGATTTCTGTGATGAACCCTTCAGTACTACAACAGGATGAGGATGACTCCCAGCCCTTTGATTTGGTGGAAAATCAGCAAAACAG TGGCAGTAAAGATGGAAGCATGTTCTCAACTGGTGAACAGTTTAAACCTAAACTTGAGCAAGCAGATCTTGGGCTTCCTGCCTATGCTGGTGAACAGTTTAAACCTAAACATGAGCAGGCAGATCTTGTGCTGCCTGCCTATGCTGGAGATCCATCTTCGACAACACCACTGGGACAAAAAATGAGCCCTTTTTCGAACTTTCCGAAACCACTCGCAGTACAATTCCATCCTCATTATCCTTCTGCATCGGGGGAACAGTCAAATACCCACTCTCTCCCTTTCACAAATGCAGCACAATGCACAATGTCACAAGAAAGAATGGATTTGGAAATGTCCGTGCTCAGAAGACAGGATGCAGTCCTCAAACTTCAAGAAGAGTATTACACACTAAAAATTGAGTGGATGAAGAAGCAAATGGCACAATCTACTTTACAGGACTGA
- the LOC144202997 gene encoding uncharacterized protein LOC144202997 isoform X2 translates to MPFQLESMSSRKRRPNWTDQECYLLAQLVHERKEVIRGKCTTGLYDKRQAWDEITHTINSAFPQMQRTMSDCSKKWENLLAKSREEIKRQKIQTDDDLSLDQFSALTQIVISVMNPSVLQQDEDDSQPFDLVENQQNSGSKDGSMFSTGEQFKPKLEQADLGLPAYAGEQFKPKHEQADLVLPAYAGDPSSTTPLGQKMSPFSNFPKPLAVQFHPHYPSASGEQSNTHSLPFTNAAQCTMSQERMDLEMSVLRRQDAVLKLQEEYYTLKIEWMKKQMAQSTLQD, encoded by the exons ATGCCGTTTCAACTTGAATCCATGTCAAGCAGAAAGCGTAGACCCAATTGGACAGACCAGGAATGTTATCTTCTCGCTCAACTGGTTCACGAAAGAAAAGAAGTCATCAGGGGGAAGTGCACAACTGGTTTATATGATAAACGACAGGCTTGGGACGAGATCACCCATACCATCAATTCAGCCTTTCCACAGATGCAGCGAACAATGTCTGACTGCAGTAAAAAGTGGGAGAATCTATTGGCAAAGTCAAGGGAGGAGATCAAACGACAGAAAATACAAACAG atgaCGACCTGTCCCTGGATCAGTTCAGTGCTTTGACCCAGATTGTGATTTCTGTGATGAACCCTTCAGTACTACAACAGGATGAGGATGACTCCCAGCCCTTTGATTTGGTGGAAAATCAGCAAAACAG TGGCAGTAAAGATGGAAGCATGTTCTCAACTGGTGAACAGTTTAAACCTAAACTTGAGCAAGCAGATCTTGGGCTTCCTGCCTATGCTGGTGAACAGTTTAAACCTAAACATGAGCAGGCAGATCTTGTGCTGCCTGCCTATGCTGGAGATCCATCTTCGACAACACCACTGGGACAAAAAATGAGCCCTTTTTCGAACTTTCCGAAACCACTCGCAGTACAATTCCATCCTCATTATCCTTCTGCATCGGGGGAACAGTCAAATACCCACTCTCTCCCTTTCACAAATGCAGCACAATGCACAATGTCACAAGAAAGAATGGATTTGGAAATGTCCGTGCTCAGAAGACAGGATGCAGTCCTCAAACTTCAAGAAGAGTATTACACACTAAAAATTGAGTGGATGAAGAAGCAAATGGCACAATCTACTTTACAGGACTGA
- the LOC144202999 gene encoding neuronal vesicle trafficking-associated protein 1-like isoform X2, producing MVKLGNNFSEKNNGKGVSEDGFDTIPLITPLDASQLHFPPPDKVVVKTKADYDGDSKRGKIRSPKIAEFSISIIDGVSERLKVTLLVICALAFLVCVVFLVVYKVYQYEQPCPDTFVYTQGRCMPAGLYGGNFPHQGPGGRGRLFTLINHYNIAKQTITRSVSPWMTIMSEEKVTQQETETAQKLA from the exons ATGGTTAAATTGGGGAATAATTTCAGCGAGAAAAACAATGGAAAGGGGGTCTCTGAAGATGGATTTGACACCATCCCCCTCATCACGCCTCTCGATGCCAGCCAGCTTCATTTCCCTCCACCGGACAAG GTGGTGGTGAAGACAAAGGCCGACTATGACGGCGACAGCAAGAGGGGCAAAATTAGATCCCCCAAAATTGCAGAGTTCTCCATAAGCATCATCGATGGCGTCTCCGAGCGACTCAAG GTGACCTTGCTGGTGATTTGCGCCCTGGCCTTTTTAGTGTGCGTGGTGTTCCTGGTGGTCTACAAGGTCTACCAATACGAGCAGCCGTGCCCTGACACCTTTGTCTACACG CAAGGTCGCTGCATGCCAGCCGGGCTGTATGGCGGAAACTTCCCCCACCAGGGCCCGGGTGGCCGCGGGCGCCTCTTCACCCTCATCAACCACTACAACATCGCCAAGCAGACCATCACTCGTTCCGTGTCACCGTGGATGACCATCATGTCCGAGGAGAAGGTCACCCAGCAGGAGACGGAGACGGCCCAGAAGCTGGCTTGA
- the stx18 gene encoding syntaxin-18 isoform X1: protein MAVDITLLFKASVKTVKTRNKAIGIGFDSPKDEIFKRSRSKSGFSPKAKEVIINISKLKDFLLQHRKDYVSAGSLISSDLTRMTDNERDQIDQDAQIFMRTCSEAIKQLRTEAEKQVTSPQTKEHRGAVLDLIEMYLKGVCKLYSEQRAIRVKRMVDKKRLSRLGSDQLARVEKAVDEERKEEKTNLEESLDKSATEVLDQSVNLWEDSKVEDELSPEEIQMFEQENQRLVSEMSNLVDEVRQIEGKVVEISRLQEIFSEKVLQQETDIDNIHQLVVGATENVKEGNEDIREAIKNNAGFRVWILFFLVMCSFSLLFLDWYDS from the exons ATGGCTGTCGATATAACGCTACTTTTCAAAGCCAGTGTTAAAACAGTCAAAACGAGAAACAAAGCGATAGGAATAGGGTTTGATTCTCCCAAAGATGAGATATTCAAGCGCAGCCGATCCAAAAGTGGCTTCTCCCCCAAGGCAAAAGAAGTG ATCATTAACATCAGCAAGCTCAAAGACTTCTTGCTGCAACACAGGAAGGATTATGTGAGTGCGGGAAG CCTCATCTCATCAGACCTCACCCGCATGACAGATAACGAACGGGATCAGATTGACCAGGATGCCCAAATTTTCATGAGGACATGCTCTGAAGCTATCAAACAGCTACGCACTGAAG CAGAGAAGCAGGTGACGTCACCCCAAACTAAAGAACACAGGGGCGCAGTCTTGGATCTTATTGAAATGTACTTGAAAG GGGTATGTAAGCTGTACTCAGAGCAGAGGGCCATAAGAGTCAAGAGAATGGTGGACAAAAAAAGATT GTCACGACTGGGATCCGATCAGCTCGCTCGTGTGGAGAAAGCGGTGGATGAAGAACGAAAGGAGGAAAAGACAAATCTGGAGGAGAGCTTGG ACAAGAGTGCAACCGAGGTGTTGGACCAAAGTGTCAACCTGTGGGAGGACAGCAAAGTGGAAGACGAGCTCTCTCCTGAGGAGATTCAAATG TTTGAGCAGGAAAATCAAAGGCTGGTCAGTGAAATGAGCAACTTGGTGGATGAAGTCAG GCAAATTGAGGGCAAGGTGGTGGAAATTTCCAGACTGCAGGAAATCTTCTCCGAAAAAGTCCTTCAACAA GAGACTGATATTGACAACATACACCAGTTAGTCGTTGGCGCGACAGAGAATGTTAAGGAAGGTAACGAGGATATACGCGAG GCCATCAAAAACAATGCCGGCTTCCGTGTGTGGATCCTCTTCTTCCTAGTGATGTGCTCCTTCTCACTGCTCTTCCTGGACTGGTATGATAGCTAA
- the stx18 gene encoding syntaxin-18 isoform X2 has product MAVDITLLFKASVKTVKTRNKAIGIGFDSPKDEIFKRSRSKSGFSPKAKEVIINISKLKDFLLQHRKDYVSAGSLISSDLTRMTDNERDQIDQDAQIFMRTCSEAIKQLRTEEKQVTSPQTKEHRGAVLDLIEMYLKGVCKLYSEQRAIRVKRMVDKKRLSRLGSDQLARVEKAVDEERKEEKTNLEESLDKSATEVLDQSVNLWEDSKVEDELSPEEIQMFEQENQRLVSEMSNLVDEVRQIEGKVVEISRLQEIFSEKVLQQETDIDNIHQLVVGATENVKEGNEDIREAIKNNAGFRVWILFFLVMCSFSLLFLDWYDS; this is encoded by the exons ATGGCTGTCGATATAACGCTACTTTTCAAAGCCAGTGTTAAAACAGTCAAAACGAGAAACAAAGCGATAGGAATAGGGTTTGATTCTCCCAAAGATGAGATATTCAAGCGCAGCCGATCCAAAAGTGGCTTCTCCCCCAAGGCAAAAGAAGTG ATCATTAACATCAGCAAGCTCAAAGACTTCTTGCTGCAACACAGGAAGGATTATGTGAGTGCGGGAAG CCTCATCTCATCAGACCTCACCCGCATGACAGATAACGAACGGGATCAGATTGACCAGGATGCCCAAATTTTCATGAGGACATGCTCTGAAGCTATCAAACAGCTACGCACTGAAG AGAAGCAGGTGACGTCACCCCAAACTAAAGAACACAGGGGCGCAGTCTTGGATCTTATTGAAATGTACTTGAAAG GGGTATGTAAGCTGTACTCAGAGCAGAGGGCCATAAGAGTCAAGAGAATGGTGGACAAAAAAAGATT GTCACGACTGGGATCCGATCAGCTCGCTCGTGTGGAGAAAGCGGTGGATGAAGAACGAAAGGAGGAAAAGACAAATCTGGAGGAGAGCTTGG ACAAGAGTGCAACCGAGGTGTTGGACCAAAGTGTCAACCTGTGGGAGGACAGCAAAGTGGAAGACGAGCTCTCTCCTGAGGAGATTCAAATG TTTGAGCAGGAAAATCAAAGGCTGGTCAGTGAAATGAGCAACTTGGTGGATGAAGTCAG GCAAATTGAGGGCAAGGTGGTGGAAATTTCCAGACTGCAGGAAATCTTCTCCGAAAAAGTCCTTCAACAA GAGACTGATATTGACAACATACACCAGTTAGTCGTTGGCGCGACAGAGAATGTTAAGGAAGGTAACGAGGATATACGCGAG GCCATCAAAAACAATGCCGGCTTCCGTGTGTGGATCCTCTTCTTCCTAGTGATGTGCTCCTTCTCACTGCTCTTCCTGGACTGGTATGATAGCTAA
- the LOC144202999 gene encoding neuronal vesicle trafficking-associated protein 1-like isoform X1, with protein MVKLGNNFSEKNNGKGVSEDGFDTIPLITPLDASQLHFPPPDKVVVKTKADYDGDSKRGKIRSPKIAEFSISIIDGVSERLKVTLLVICALAFLVCVVFLVVYKVYQYEQPCPDTFVYTQQGRCMPAGLYGGNFPHQGPGGRGRLFTLINHYNIAKQTITRSVSPWMTIMSEEKVTQQETETAQKLA; from the exons ATGGTTAAATTGGGGAATAATTTCAGCGAGAAAAACAATGGAAAGGGGGTCTCTGAAGATGGATTTGACACCATCCCCCTCATCACGCCTCTCGATGCCAGCCAGCTTCATTTCCCTCCACCGGACAAG GTGGTGGTGAAGACAAAGGCCGACTATGACGGCGACAGCAAGAGGGGCAAAATTAGATCCCCCAAAATTGCAGAGTTCTCCATAAGCATCATCGATGGCGTCTCCGAGCGACTCAAG GTGACCTTGCTGGTGATTTGCGCCCTGGCCTTTTTAGTGTGCGTGGTGTTCCTGGTGGTCTACAAGGTCTACCAATACGAGCAGCCGTGCCCTGACACCTTTGTCTACACG CAGCAAGGTCGCTGCATGCCAGCCGGGCTGTATGGCGGAAACTTCCCCCACCAGGGCCCGGGTGGCCGCGGGCGCCTCTTCACCCTCATCAACCACTACAACATCGCCAAGCAGACCATCACTCGTTCCGTGTCACCGTGGATGACCATCATGTCCGAGGAGAAGGTCACCCAGCAGGAGACGGAGACGGCCCAGAAGCTGGCTTGA